A portion of the Krasilnikovia cinnamomea genome contains these proteins:
- a CDS encoding VWA domain-containing protein: protein MTQPPHLQHGHPDLTTVDPAWTAWNKAWTRQIKVLTDRDSLRVVVAPGAGGGAPACFYPDHLRIEVDAAYLGGNPDITDPSKARHKKTVATGYGLLVHEAAHAAHSLWITPEDTPPVVADVAGQLEEARAEYRQRGRRRGDRQWIRHTVTTLLLSQTARADDLWHAGRLAALLLARVDARILTSKDVRMIRAAVTAVAGRKRLHRLRELWLQALECDDHDATTMIQIAWRWCYALDIDPAHRPDVPQPDLGEFAGLLAAALLEYLAAALGITPTDLRHTQVTTRHGAPATWTRRDPTEAEVEAARRLATRLRQARTQHRETAVVPAPVPPGRLRTRQAITADAQTAAGMMPTAQRWQRRTTVPPPKPTLHLAVLVDVSWSMREFQKPLSTAGWILAHGARHNEAVTTTIAFGNTATLLVAPRQRPAQVLDMQVSGGTTAFCEAVNLADQLLDLRKRHTVRMVAVVSDGDLPDRAAAQKLITTLHQAGCAVLWLRPAGITGHTFADTTTIHVADPVQAVDEICTAAVTALACA from the coding sequence ATGACACAACCCCCTCACCTGCAGCACGGCCACCCCGACCTGACCACGGTCGACCCGGCCTGGACGGCCTGGAACAAGGCATGGACCCGACAGATCAAAGTCCTCACCGACCGTGACAGCCTTCGCGTGGTCGTCGCCCCCGGAGCCGGTGGCGGTGCACCCGCCTGCTTCTACCCCGACCACTTGCGCATCGAGGTCGACGCCGCCTACCTCGGCGGCAACCCCGACATCACCGACCCGTCCAAGGCCCGCCACAAGAAGACCGTGGCGACCGGCTACGGCCTACTCGTCCACGAAGCCGCCCACGCCGCCCACAGCCTGTGGATAACTCCCGAGGACACCCCACCGGTCGTCGCCGACGTCGCCGGCCAACTCGAGGAAGCACGTGCCGAGTACAGGCAACGCGGCCGACGACGCGGCGACCGGCAGTGGATACGCCACACCGTCACCACTCTGCTCCTCTCGCAGACCGCCCGGGCGGACGATCTCTGGCACGCTGGACGACTCGCCGCGCTGCTGCTGGCCCGCGTGGACGCCCGCATCCTCACCAGCAAGGACGTCCGCATGATCCGCGCCGCGGTGACCGCCGTCGCCGGCCGCAAACGCCTACACCGGTTGCGTGAGCTCTGGCTCCAGGCACTCGAATGCGACGACCACGACGCCACCACCATGATCCAGATCGCGTGGCGGTGGTGCTACGCCCTGGACATCGACCCCGCCCACCGGCCGGACGTACCACAGCCCGACCTCGGTGAGTTCGCCGGTCTCCTCGCTGCCGCGCTCCTTGAATACCTGGCCGCAGCCCTCGGCATCACCCCCACGGACCTCCGCCACACCCAGGTCACCACCCGCCACGGCGCCCCCGCGACCTGGACGCGCCGTGACCCCACCGAAGCGGAGGTCGAAGCCGCCCGCCGGCTGGCCACCAGGCTCCGGCAGGCCCGCACCCAGCACCGCGAGACCGCCGTCGTACCGGCGCCGGTACCGCCCGGCCGGCTGCGTACCCGGCAGGCGATCACCGCCGACGCGCAGACCGCGGCCGGGATGATGCCCACCGCCCAACGCTGGCAGCGGCGCACCACGGTGCCCCCACCCAAGCCGACCCTGCACCTGGCGGTCCTCGTCGATGTGTCTTGGTCCATGCGCGAGTTCCAGAAGCCGCTGTCCACGGCCGGGTGGATCCTCGCCCACGGCGCTCGCCACAACGAAGCCGTCACCACCACCATCGCGTTCGGGAACACGGCGACCCTTCTCGTGGCGCCGCGACAACGTCCCGCGCAGGTCCTCGACATGCAGGTCAGCGGCGGTACCACCGCGTTCTGCGAGGCGGTCAACCTCGCCGATCAGCTCCTCGATCTGCGTAAACGTCACACCGTCAGAATGGTCGCCGTCGTGTCCGACGGCGACCTGCCAGACAGGGCCGCAGCGCAGAAGCTGATCACCACCCTGCACCAGGCCGGCTGCGCCGTTCTCTGGCTGCGACCCGCAGGAATCACCGGGCACACCTTCGCCGACACCACCACCATCCACGTCGCCGATCCGGTGCAGGCCGTCGACGAAATCTGCACCGCCGCCGTCACCGCGCTTGCCTGCGCCTGA
- a CDS encoding DNA-binding protein, whose amino-acid sequence MTDVGLHLMGAHEIRVRLGGISRQRTYQITSRVDFPKAIADLEQGKVWLARDVEGWIATHRAPLSESEA is encoded by the coding sequence ATGACAGATGTGGGACTGCATCTGATGGGCGCTCATGAAATTCGGGTCCGGCTCGGCGGCATCAGCCGGCAGCGGACCTATCAGATCACCAGCCGGGTCGACTTCCCGAAGGCCATCGCCGACCTGGAACAAGGCAAGGTCTGGCTTGCCCGGGACGTCGAAGGATGGATCGCCACGCACCGCGCGCCCCTCTCCGAGAGCGAGGCGTGA
- a CDS encoding S8 family serine peptidase, whose product MTLPPHRFNRLAAAVASGVLLALAGAPPVLADSDREHQWHLRALHVAEAHKISQGEGVTVAVIDSGVQANHRDLTGNILPGVDFLDAKTKGWVDTNGHGTAMAGLIAGHGHGAGDADGALGIAPKAKILPIRGQKDNKLSSVEIADAITEAVRHHVGVISMSFATSADEATKRALQQAIDADIVLVAASGNRPDDIFLPYPAKYPGVVAVGATGRDGKLAPVTTTGPEMVLVAPGVQIVSTANTGGYRTGTGTSDSTAIVAGAAALIRAKYPNLSAAEVVHRLTATATDKGAPGRDREYGYGSLDLVAALTADVPAGAGQPSAAPSSSAVALPDPTTDGDTAAAPSTPKAAPVNWTAIGVVVAVLLIVIGVMVGLPTWLILRSRRHRKP is encoded by the coding sequence GTGACCTTGCCGCCACACCGTTTCAACCGCCTGGCCGCCGCGGTGGCCAGCGGTGTCCTCCTGGCACTCGCAGGTGCGCCACCGGTGCTCGCGGATTCGGACCGCGAGCACCAGTGGCACCTGCGCGCGTTGCACGTCGCCGAAGCCCACAAGATCAGCCAGGGTGAGGGCGTCACCGTCGCGGTCATCGACTCCGGCGTCCAGGCCAACCACCGGGATCTGACCGGCAACATCCTGCCGGGTGTCGACTTCCTCGACGCGAAGACCAAGGGGTGGGTGGACACGAACGGGCACGGCACCGCCATGGCGGGGCTCATCGCCGGGCACGGCCACGGCGCGGGCGACGCCGACGGTGCGCTGGGTATCGCACCGAAAGCCAAGATCCTGCCCATCCGGGGTCAGAAGGACAACAAGCTGTCCAGCGTCGAGATTGCCGACGCCATCACCGAGGCCGTCCGCCACCACGTCGGCGTGATCTCCATGTCATTCGCCACGTCAGCCGACGAAGCGACGAAACGCGCCCTTCAACAGGCGATCGACGCGGACATCGTGCTCGTCGCCGCGTCTGGAAACCGCCCGGATGACATTTTCCTGCCCTACCCGGCCAAGTACCCGGGCGTCGTCGCGGTCGGTGCGACCGGCCGTGACGGGAAGCTGGCACCGGTGACGACCACCGGACCGGAAATGGTCCTGGTCGCACCCGGCGTGCAGATCGTCTCCACCGCAAACACCGGTGGATATCGGACGGGCACGGGAACAAGTGACTCCACGGCGATCGTCGCCGGTGCCGCCGCGCTGATCCGGGCCAAGTATCCGAACCTGTCCGCCGCCGAGGTCGTGCACCGGCTCACCGCCACCGCGACCGACAAGGGCGCCCCCGGCCGGGACCGCGAGTACGGCTACGGCTCGCTCGACCTCGTCGCCGCCCTCACCGCCGACGTGCCCGCCGGCGCCGGGCAGCCTTCCGCGGCCCCGAGCAGTTCGGCAGTCGCGCTGCCAGACCCGACGACGGACGGCGACACCGCAGCAGCCCCCTCTACACCCAAGGCTGCCCCGGTCAACTGGACGGCCATCGGCGTGGTCGTCGCCGTCCTCCTCATCGTGATCGGCGTGATGGTCGGCCTGCCCACCTGGCTGATCCTTCGTAGCCGCCGACACCGCAAACCGTGA
- a CDS encoding DUF3085 domain-containing protein translates to MADTTDLYFDLALALRLAEHANAAPQHAPSFSEHQEGTTCPGGLVWVSDQGTYLMSTGQPKIPGDDGTPNLIAYAHGWEPDDEHPSAADTHIGGDDFAEHLHLHEPLGPRSASLLDLLRRGATQGFRHLVLKVTETTVAVTVSRTRPDDA, encoded by the coding sequence ATGGCTGACACCACCGACCTGTACTTCGACCTCGCCCTGGCGCTGCGACTGGCCGAACACGCGAACGCCGCGCCGCAGCACGCCCCATCGTTCAGCGAACACCAGGAAGGCACCACCTGCCCTGGAGGGCTCGTCTGGGTCAGCGACCAGGGCACCTACCTGATGTCCACCGGACAACCGAAGATCCCCGGCGACGACGGCACCCCGAACCTCATCGCGTACGCCCACGGCTGGGAGCCCGACGACGAGCATCCGAGCGCCGCCGACACCCATATCGGCGGCGACGACTTCGCCGAACACCTGCATCTGCACGAACCACTCGGTCCCCGCAGCGCCTCGCTGCTGGATCTGCTCCGGCGTGGGGCCACGCAGGGATTCCGGCATCTCGTCCTGAAAGTTACCGAGACCACCGTCGCCGTCACCGTGTCCCGCACCCGACCCGACGACGCCTGA
- a CDS encoding GGDEF domain-containing protein translates to MHGATTDPVLLHIQGAFRVLQTWQDLAIIALIATLIVAVVVIAWQQKSLIQARYLANHDVTTGLPNRRAVTACLRTALRKGRATGLVMVDLDRFKSINDTYGHEHGNDVLAEVGRRLAGITAPAALAARLSGDEFVLLVDGGYDQTAAVAHAASRIIARTAVRVGGREVRVSASVGFATATLGISGRELLRAADIAMYQAKRYGRATVYGMPPSTEQPGIGRGPRYRDLRRDTGDGYPATPLPTNEEYPSHG, encoded by the coding sequence TTGCACGGCGCGACGACCGACCCGGTGCTCCTTCACATACAAGGAGCTTTTCGAGTGTTGCAGACCTGGCAAGACCTCGCCATCATCGCCCTGATCGCCACCCTGATCGTCGCCGTGGTGGTGATCGCGTGGCAGCAGAAAAGCCTGATCCAGGCTCGCTACCTGGCCAACCACGACGTGACCACCGGCCTGCCCAACCGTCGCGCCGTCACCGCATGCCTGCGCACGGCTCTGCGGAAGGGCCGTGCGACCGGGCTGGTGATGGTCGACCTCGACCGGTTCAAGTCCATCAACGACACCTACGGCCATGAGCACGGCAACGATGTGCTCGCCGAAGTGGGCCGCCGTCTGGCCGGCATCACGGCCCCGGCCGCGCTGGCAGCGCGGCTGTCCGGCGACGAGTTCGTGCTGCTGGTCGACGGTGGTTACGACCAGACCGCAGCCGTGGCCCACGCCGCTTCCAGGATCATCGCGCGTACGGCGGTGCGCGTCGGCGGGCGCGAGGTCCGCGTGTCCGCGAGCGTGGGCTTCGCGACCGCGACCCTGGGCATCTCCGGACGTGAACTGCTGCGCGCCGCTGACATCGCCATGTACCAGGCGAAGCGGTACGGACGCGCGACGGTCTACGGCATGCCCCCCTCCACAGAACAGCCCGGCATCGGACGTGGACCCCGCTACCGCGACCTGCGCCGCGATACCGGCGACGGCTACCCGGCAACGCCCCTTCCCACCAACGAGGAGTACCCCTCTCATGGCTGA
- a CDS encoding alpha/beta hydrolase codes for MAFTLQTLLDADPGRVHIASEAWLAMAADLDDACEDLIRGSRDLPYAWTLGAAADEAQRANRDLVAEASNTEPPARRIGQALRTHADTVRSLQEMARQIAAEATGKGFVVDLAAGTVAAGAALASDSSGGQQLAQAVSSYVQQLQSLIERAVELDASTMNAIQVNLPNPRTGFGTGSPPPVTEAALQAQKGRPPADVKNWWDSLTPQQQEDAIRNYPALVGALNGVPASDRDPANRIVLDRDLLTLRGGIDALNDREQLIKTMADQGRLRELYPNSQNPLGEAADDLKQIGEQRDALTGKLGGALTLQNRLNDPNKPPALLMGFSSADDGRAIVAVGNPDTADNVVTFTPGTTSDVAGIASDLERTDRMALDANRLDRDKLTSAIFWLDYDAPDAVTNAGSSSYADSGAPTLRDFQTGLRATHDGPPSHNTVLGHSYGSTVVGYAARHGLAADDLVFVGSPGVGWTGANGLLVENQIEGHDPQVPWQRAGKQHVYASTSPFDAIDITGLGDVKRFGLDPTNPDFGATNFTTDNKSWYDPVENHSNSYWEQGNPGRTNIAKIVVGKGGQVS; via the coding sequence ATGGCGTTCACGCTGCAAACCCTGCTTGATGCTGACCCAGGACGGGTCCACATCGCGTCCGAGGCGTGGCTCGCGATGGCCGCAGATCTCGACGACGCCTGCGAGGACCTGATCCGGGGCAGCCGCGACCTTCCCTACGCGTGGACACTCGGCGCCGCAGCGGACGAGGCCCAACGGGCGAACCGGGACCTGGTCGCCGAGGCCAGCAATACCGAGCCACCAGCGCGACGCATCGGGCAAGCGCTGCGTACGCACGCCGACACAGTCCGTAGCTTGCAGGAAATGGCCCGACAGATCGCCGCCGAAGCAACCGGCAAGGGCTTCGTCGTCGACCTGGCGGCGGGCACGGTCGCCGCGGGTGCAGCGCTGGCATCGGACTCCAGCGGCGGGCAGCAACTGGCGCAGGCGGTCTCGTCGTACGTGCAGCAGTTGCAGTCGCTCATCGAACGGGCCGTCGAGCTGGACGCCTCGACGATGAACGCGATCCAGGTGAACCTTCCCAACCCGCGGACCGGGTTCGGCACCGGCAGCCCGCCGCCGGTGACCGAGGCAGCATTGCAGGCGCAGAAGGGGCGCCCACCCGCCGATGTGAAGAACTGGTGGGACAGTCTGACCCCGCAGCAGCAGGAAGACGCCATCCGTAACTATCCGGCGCTGGTCGGTGCCCTCAACGGGGTCCCCGCCAGCGACCGGGATCCGGCGAACCGGATCGTGCTGGACCGGGACCTGCTCACCTTGCGCGGCGGCATCGACGCTTTGAACGATCGCGAGCAGCTCATCAAGACAATGGCCGACCAGGGTCGGCTACGGGAGCTCTACCCGAACAGTCAGAACCCGCTCGGTGAGGCCGCCGACGACCTGAAACAGATCGGTGAGCAGCGCGACGCGCTCACCGGCAAGCTCGGCGGTGCGCTCACCCTGCAGAACCGGCTGAACGACCCGAACAAACCCCCGGCGCTGCTGATGGGCTTCTCCTCCGCCGATGATGGCCGGGCGATCGTCGCGGTCGGGAACCCCGATACGGCCGACAACGTGGTTACGTTCACGCCCGGTACCACCTCCGACGTGGCTGGGATCGCCTCCGATCTGGAGCGCACCGACCGGATGGCGCTCGATGCCAACCGACTGGACCGCGACAAGCTCACCTCGGCGATCTTCTGGTTGGACTACGACGCCCCGGACGCCGTGACCAACGCCGGCTCGTCGAGCTATGCGGACTCGGGCGCACCCACCCTGCGGGACTTCCAGACCGGGTTGCGCGCCACCCACGACGGGCCGCCCTCGCATAACACGGTCCTCGGGCACAGCTACGGCAGTACCGTCGTCGGGTACGCCGCCCGTCACGGTTTGGCCGCCGACGACCTCGTCTTCGTGGGTAGCCCTGGGGTCGGATGGACCGGCGCCAACGGGCTGCTGGTGGAAAACCAGATCGAGGGCCACGATCCCCAGGTGCCGTGGCAGCGAGCAGGGAAGCAGCACGTGTACGCCAGCACCTCACCCTTCGACGCCATCGACATCACCGGCCTCGGCGACGTCAAGCGTTTCGGACTCGACCCGACCAACCCCGACTTCGGCGCCACCAACTTCACCACCGACAACAAGTCCTGGTACGACCCGGTCGAGAACCACTCCAACTCGTACTGGGAGCAGGGCAACCCAGGCCGCACCAACATCGCCAAGATCGTTGTCGGGAAGGGCGGCCAGGTGTCATGA
- a CDS encoding M23 family metallopeptidase: protein MTTRLLSWIAAAVAGTILLCSGVATTLMFGGDGAAIAACYTKASAAPSGPSAAEPSAHSPNPGGIGPIGEWNGEQVGNAAIIISVGMRLHIPPRGWVIAVATAMQESSLINTPGGDRDSIGLFQQRPSQGWGTPAQLHDPQYAATRFYQKLQTIDGWQAMPLTEAAQKVQISAYPDAYAKWEDDATRLVAALTGVSAGLAACAATVSAQGWTQPVHGKVGSGFRTADRPAHDGVDLIVPKGTPIHAASTGTVSRVRCNAIDVRTGGDWGCDRDGDPNLTRGCGWYVDIDHVNGIVTRYCHQLIQPYVHVGQHVNAGDVIGISGSSGHSSGPHVHYEVHHGDHTSATAVDPVTFMASVGAPLNQ from the coding sequence ATGACCACCCGACTGCTGTCCTGGATCGCCGCCGCGGTCGCCGGCACCATCCTGCTCTGCTCGGGGGTGGCCACGACCCTGATGTTCGGCGGCGACGGAGCCGCCATCGCCGCCTGCTACACCAAGGCCAGCGCCGCGCCGAGCGGACCGTCGGCCGCCGAGCCGAGCGCACATAGCCCCAACCCCGGCGGCATCGGCCCGATCGGCGAATGGAACGGCGAGCAGGTCGGCAACGCCGCCATCATCATCAGTGTCGGCATGCGGCTGCATATCCCCCCGCGTGGCTGGGTCATCGCCGTGGCCACCGCGATGCAGGAATCGTCGCTGATCAACACGCCGGGCGGTGACCGCGACTCGATCGGCCTGTTCCAGCAACGGCCGTCGCAGGGCTGGGGCACACCCGCGCAGCTGCACGACCCGCAATACGCGGCGACCAGGTTCTACCAGAAGCTCCAGACGATCGACGGCTGGCAGGCGATGCCGCTGACCGAAGCCGCGCAGAAGGTGCAGATCAGCGCCTATCCGGACGCGTACGCGAAGTGGGAGGACGACGCCACCCGACTGGTCGCCGCCCTCACCGGCGTCAGCGCCGGCCTGGCCGCCTGCGCCGCGACGGTCAGTGCCCAGGGCTGGACCCAGCCGGTGCACGGCAAGGTCGGCTCCGGGTTCCGCACCGCGGACCGGCCCGCCCACGACGGCGTCGACCTGATCGTGCCCAAAGGCACGCCGATTCACGCCGCCTCGACCGGCACGGTCAGCCGAGTGCGGTGCAACGCGATCGACGTGCGCACCGGCGGCGACTGGGGCTGCGACCGCGACGGCGACCCGAACCTCACCAGAGGCTGCGGCTGGTACGTCGACATCGACCATGTCAACGGGATCGTCACCCGCTACTGCCACCAGCTGATCCAGCCGTACGTCCACGTCGGACAGCACGTCAACGCCGGCGACGTCATCGGCATCTCCGGCAGCAGCGGCCACTCCAGCGGACCACACGTTCACTACGAGGTCCATCACGGCGATCACACGTCCGCGACCGCAGTCGACCCGGTGACCTTCATGGCATCTGTCGGCGCACCCCTAAATCAATGA
- a CDS encoding AAA family ATPase — MALYLADHPGQPLSPGEITKALDVPSSGAVFEALKRMAAAGYATHQSNPHRFTVTQAGIDAAGALPPPTPRPAGSSTARHGRRQPVTRPNGDPYFPRKLAGSTDVDVLQRLRDKRIPVLLYGPPGTGKTAVAEAAFPDLLTVAGTGDTIVEDFVGNFIPLPDGGYEYVYGPLVTAMREGRALLIDDATLIPPKVLAVLYPAMDGRRVITLTGYRNERVEAADGFYILAGHNPGVHGAILTEALASRFDVHIEVTTDFDLARHLGVPAAAVQAAIRLNADLDAGKLTWAPQLRELLGFTRVRKALGHKAAVANLAGRAPEDDRTEVISALAAHFGTDIVPLRVGPQR, encoded by the coding sequence GTGGCCTTGTACCTCGCCGACCACCCCGGCCAGCCGCTGTCGCCCGGTGAGATCACCAAAGCTCTCGACGTCCCCTCCTCCGGGGCGGTGTTCGAGGCGCTGAAACGGATGGCCGCCGCCGGGTACGCCACCCACCAGAGCAATCCGCACCGATTCACCGTCACCCAGGCCGGCATCGACGCCGCCGGGGCACTGCCGCCGCCCACGCCCCGACCCGCCGGCAGTTCCACGGCACGCCACGGACGACGCCAGCCAGTGACCCGCCCGAACGGCGACCCCTACTTCCCGCGGAAACTGGCCGGCTCCACCGACGTCGACGTCCTGCAACGGCTGCGCGACAAACGCATCCCGGTCCTGCTCTACGGGCCGCCCGGCACCGGCAAGACCGCCGTGGCCGAGGCCGCCTTCCCTGACCTTCTCACGGTGGCCGGGACCGGCGACACGATCGTCGAGGACTTCGTCGGCAACTTCATACCGCTGCCCGACGGCGGCTACGAATACGTCTACGGCCCGCTCGTCACGGCGATGCGTGAAGGCCGGGCGCTGCTGATCGACGACGCCACCCTCATCCCGCCGAAGGTCCTCGCGGTGCTCTACCCGGCGATGGACGGCCGCCGGGTCATCACCCTGACCGGCTACCGCAACGAACGCGTCGAGGCCGCGGACGGCTTCTACATCCTCGCCGGCCACAACCCCGGTGTGCACGGCGCGATCCTCACCGAAGCCCTCGCCTCCCGGTTCGACGTGCACATCGAGGTCACCACCGACTTCGACCTCGCCCGCCACCTCGGCGTCCCCGCCGCCGCCGTGCAGGCCGCGATCCGGCTCAACGCCGACCTCGACGCCGGAAAACTCACCTGGGCGCCGCAACTGCGCGAACTCCTCGGATTTACCCGCGTCCGCAAGGCCCTCGGCCACAAGGCCGCCGTCGCGAACCTCGCCGGCCGTGCCCCCGAAGACGACCGCACCGAGGTCATCTCCGCCCTGGCCGCGCACTTCGGCACCGACATCGTGCCCCTGCGCGTCGGCCCCCAACGCTGA
- a CDS encoding winged helix-turn-helix domain-containing protein, which translates to MTTRPIRHDGPTPVYLQIADYIAADIASGALAPGDRIPTETDMHGEWGVARTTARRAVAELRERELVVTVPQRGTFVAGSEA; encoded by the coding sequence ATGACGACCCGCCCGATCCGCCACGACGGCCCAACGCCGGTCTATCTGCAGATCGCCGACTACATCGCCGCGGACATCGCGAGTGGCGCACTCGCGCCGGGCGACCGCATTCCGACCGAGACGGACATGCACGGCGAGTGGGGCGTCGCCCGCACAACCGCGCGTCGGGCGGTGGCAGAGCTGCGCGAGCGCGAGCTCGTCGTCACGGTTCCGCAGCGCGGCACGTTCGTCGCCGGGTCCGAGGCCTGA
- a CDS encoding oxygenase MpaB family protein has protein sequence MLHRRGRYDRLADIRRRDPIADYHAIYQATALYEFPFDSRMGLLLAFWRTFAVPSIAEVLAGTGEIIHRTERRADDTGILMYTLVKQGLDHPDGRTATRRLNQIHRRFTISNDDYRYVLGTFLFEPARWIDQHGWRPLCCHERTAMLTFYTTLGRRMNITDIPPTWNEYESFYDAFEAKHFAYTPAAAQLMAATEGLLGPLPRPLAPMAGGIIRALLDPPLREATELAAPPGWARLLLTTGLGGRAAWLRHGAPPRSRGWLAEGIVGKTYPHGYDLSALGPGNGTTVS, from the coding sequence ATGCTGCACCGTCGCGGACGCTACGACCGCCTCGCCGACATCCGCCGCCGTGACCCCATCGCCGACTATCACGCCATCTACCAGGCCACCGCGCTGTACGAGTTTCCCTTCGACTCCCGGATGGGGCTACTGCTGGCGTTCTGGCGCACCTTCGCCGTGCCGTCGATCGCTGAGGTCCTTGCCGGCACCGGCGAGATCATCCACCGGACCGAGCGCCGCGCCGACGACACCGGCATCCTCATGTACACGCTGGTCAAGCAGGGTCTCGACCATCCGGACGGGCGTACCGCCACGCGGCGGCTCAACCAGATCCACCGGCGTTTCACCATTAGCAACGACGACTACCGGTACGTGCTGGGCACGTTTCTGTTCGAACCTGCCCGATGGATCGACCAGCACGGCTGGCGGCCACTGTGCTGCCACGAACGCACCGCCATGCTGACCTTCTACACCACACTCGGCAGGCGCATGAACATCACCGACATCCCACCGACGTGGAACGAGTACGAGTCCTTCTACGACGCCTTCGAAGCCAAGCACTTCGCGTACACCCCGGCCGCGGCGCAGTTGATGGCCGCCACCGAGGGCCTTCTCGGTCCTCTTCCCCGGCCCCTGGCACCCATGGCCGGCGGCATCATCCGCGCCCTGCTGGACCCGCCGCTACGCGAGGCCACCGAACTCGCCGCACCACCCGGATGGGCCAGGCTGCTCCTAACCACCGGATTGGGCGGGCGGGCCGCATGGCTCCGGCACGGCGCACCACCCCGCAGCCGCGGCTGGCTGGCGGAAGGAATCGTGGGTAAGACCTACCCACACGGCTACGACCTCTCCGCGCTCGGGCCTGGCAACGGCACCACAGTTTCGTGA
- a CDS encoding endonuclease/exonuclease/phosphatase family protein, with the protein MTWNLENLFRVGQPGGPSTAAAYEAKLRGLAAVINDHAPDVVAVQEVGDPAALDDAVALLNGSWQAQVSTHPDVRGIRVAWLSRRPISDPAEITAFPALLRPVQCDDQGTTLGQMGRGAVAITVTTDAGVPVRLITTHLKSKLLTFPGGRFNPRDEDERARYAAYALTRRAGEAAALRAALTDALNGTGSPAVILTGDLNDTPQAATTQLLLGPPGSEIGTRGFDQPDRGDHQRMWNLAPLMPPGQDYSRINSGRKELIDHILVSHALVAPLSTVTARAIIGTPLASIDPSDPAARRDAPASDHAPVLATFTNL; encoded by the coding sequence ATGACATGGAATCTGGAGAACCTGTTCCGCGTCGGCCAACCGGGCGGGCCAAGCACTGCGGCGGCGTACGAGGCGAAGCTTCGTGGACTCGCGGCAGTGATCAACGATCACGCGCCCGACGTGGTGGCCGTCCAGGAAGTCGGGGACCCGGCCGCCCTGGACGATGCGGTGGCCCTGTTGAACGGCAGCTGGCAGGCCCAGGTTTCCACGCACCCGGACGTGCGGGGGATCCGGGTGGCCTGGCTGAGCCGTCGTCCCATCAGTGACCCCGCCGAGATCACCGCGTTCCCGGCGCTGCTGCGCCCCGTGCAGTGCGACGATCAGGGCACCACATTGGGGCAGATGGGCCGGGGAGCGGTCGCGATCACCGTGACCACCGATGCCGGTGTCCCGGTACGGCTGATCACCACCCACCTGAAATCGAAGCTTCTGACCTTCCCCGGCGGCCGGTTCAACCCCCGCGACGAGGACGAACGAGCCCGCTACGCCGCCTACGCCCTGACCCGCCGCGCCGGCGAAGCCGCCGCCCTGCGTGCGGCCCTCACGGACGCCCTGAATGGGACGGGCAGCCCTGCGGTGATCCTGACCGGGGACCTCAACGACACCCCGCAGGCGGCCACCACCCAACTGCTGCTCGGCCCGCCCGGCTCCGAGATCGGCACCCGCGGCTTCGACCAGCCCGACCGCGGCGACCACCAGCGGATGTGGAACCTCGCCCCGCTCATGCCCCCAGGCCAGGACTACTCCCGGATCAATAGCGGGCGCAAAGAACTCATCGACCACATCCTCGTGTCCCACGCCCTCGTCGCACCGCTGTCCACGGTCACCGCCCGCGCGATCATCGGCACGCCGCTGGCGTCGATCGACCCCAGCGACCCGGCGGCGCGCCGTGATGCCCCGGCGTCGGATCACGCACCGGTCCTCGCGACGTTCACGAACCTCTGA